One stretch of Methanoregula sp. DNA includes these proteins:
- a CDS encoding 4Fe-4S dicluster domain-containing protein, with the protein MAFAVHINRVNCTGYNNCVVACPVDALELHSVDPSIYDTIFKVRDGKSIVPDFRDELCTGDGVCVKACPHDVIKVTGSWESKSTGKRTIMVLHEG; encoded by the coding sequence ATGGCATTTGCAGTGCATATTAACAGGGTAAATTGTACTGGCTATAACAATTGTGTTGTCGCGTGCCCCGTCGACGCATTGGAGCTTCATTCCGTGGATCCATCAATATATGATACGATCTTCAAAGTCAGGGACGGGAAGTCCATTGTTCCTGACTTCAGGGATGAACTCTGCACCGGTGACGGTGTTTGTGTCAAGGCATGCCCGCACGATGTTATTAAGGTGACAGGATCCTGGGAATCCAAAAGCACGGGCAAACGTACTATAATGGTATTGCATGAGGGTTAA
- the fhcD gene encoding formylmethanofuran--tetrahydromethanopterin N-formyltransferase, producing MEINGVTIDNEFAEAFPTWVCRVIITAVTTEWARKAATEATGFATSAIGCPCEAGIEQELDGSQTPDGRPGVSILICAGKKKIKEQVVERLAECVLTAPTTAVFNGITNSEEKIQVKLHFFGDGYEYQKEVGGRKCWVIPIMEGEYIGEEEFGIVKGVAGGNFFVMAENQMAALMGAQAAVDAIAKVPGTITSFPGGVVASGSKVGSLKYKFMPASTNEKYCPTLREKVPDSKVPAGIKGVYEIVIDGIDEKSVAAAMAAGVKAAALVPGVKFITAGNFGGTLGPYKIELHKIL from the coding sequence ATGGAAATCAACGGAGTTACCATTGACAACGAATTTGCAGAGGCATTCCCGACATGGGTCTGCCGGGTGATCATTACAGCAGTCACCACGGAATGGGCAAGGAAAGCAGCAACCGAGGCAACCGGATTTGCGACATCCGCGATCGGGTGCCCGTGCGAAGCAGGGATCGAGCAGGAACTTGACGGTTCACAGACCCCTGACGGCCGCCCGGGTGTCTCAATCCTGATCTGTGCAGGTAAGAAGAAGATCAAGGAGCAGGTTGTTGAGCGCCTCGCTGAGTGCGTACTTACTGCACCAACGACCGCAGTCTTCAACGGAATTACCAACTCTGAAGAGAAGATCCAGGTAAAACTCCACTTCTTCGGTGACGGTTATGAGTACCAGAAAGAGGTTGGCGGCAGGAAATGCTGGGTCATTCCGATCATGGAAGGAGAATATATCGGCGAAGAAGAGTTCGGCATTGTCAAGGGTGTTGCGGGAGGCAACTTCTTTGTAATGGCGGAGAACCAGATGGCAGCCCTCATGGGTGCACAGGCAGCGGTGGATGCAATCGCCAAGGTTCCGGGCACCATCACGAGTTTCCCGGGGGGCGTCGTTGCCAGCGGCTCAAAGGTTGGCAGCCTGAAATACAAGTTCATGCCCGCCTCGACCAATGAGAAGTACTGCCCGACACTCCGGGAAAAAGTCCCCGACTCAAAGGTCCCTGCCGGGATCAAGGGTGTTTATGAGATTGTCATTGACGGTATTGATGAGAAGTCCGTTGCAGCAGCCATGGCAGCTGGTGTCAAAGCCGCAGCCCTGGTACCTGGTGTGAAGTTCATCACGGCCGGAAACTTTGGCGGCACGCTCGGACCCTATAAGATCGAGCTCCACAAAATTCTCTAA
- the mmp11 gene encoding methanogenesis marker protein 11 — protein sequence MKNIAEPYVIHYPQIVAVADETGGRVELIEFFDCVGGAMWSKHHYAQSPVVEDVRCVGSTMRYLLKPQTVNLALEGSRFPAGISACTVEKSEIAVTYIGMGGGGVGAAACRSDARGVLRSRSDPAGGGKVAGATIWMPRMQRVLIGVDDTDTPEEGATWTLVHNIAKAVEDEHSVYLSHTIVQLFPVPYRTKNCVGLVAEFATTDPDGLTERFHTLLRKYTLSQKTGMAVYSGFSPSEELLAYGRSVKRGEVEPWLLERLTDKNLKIIMNGRGITGAVAAIPFFTQYKEALELWSGPT from the coding sequence ATGAAAAATATTGCAGAACCCTATGTAATCCACTACCCGCAGATCGTAGCGGTGGCTGATGAGACCGGCGGCCGGGTGGAACTGATCGAGTTTTTTGACTGCGTTGGTGGCGCGATGTGGTCGAAACACCACTATGCCCAGAGCCCGGTGGTTGAGGATGTCCGCTGTGTGGGGTCAACCATGCGGTATCTCTTAAAACCGCAAACAGTGAATCTTGCGCTGGAAGGCTCCCGGTTCCCGGCGGGTATTTCTGCATGTACCGTAGAGAAGTCGGAGATTGCCGTCACGTATATCGGCATGGGCGGAGGTGGTGTGGGTGCTGCAGCCTGCCGCTCGGATGCACGCGGAGTCCTGCGGAGCCGGAGCGATCCCGCTGGCGGGGGAAAAGTCGCCGGTGCCACGATCTGGATGCCCCGGATGCAGCGGGTGCTCATCGGTGTGGATGACACTGATACCCCGGAAGAAGGAGCCACGTGGACCCTTGTCCACAATATTGCAAAAGCTGTGGAAGATGAGCATTCTGTTTATCTTTCACACACGATCGTCCAGCTCTTCCCGGTGCCGTACCGGACCAAAAACTGTGTGGGGCTTGTTGCCGAGTTTGCCACAACGGATCCTGACGGGCTTACCGAACGGTTTCATACGCTTTTGAGGAAGTATACCCTCTCCCAAAAGACCGGTATGGCTGTGTATTCCGGCTTTTCTCCCTCAGAGGAATTGCTCGCATACGGCCGGAGCGTGAAACGTGGCGAGGTTGAACCGTGGCTTCTTGAACGGCTGACGGACAAGAACTTAAAGATCATTATGAACGGGAGGGGCATCACCGGGGCAGTTGCGGCTATCCCGTTCTTCACCCAATACAAAGAGGCGCTGGAACTATGGAGTGGACCGACCTAA
- a CDS encoding radical SAM protein, whose protein sequence is MEWTDLKARLLSAGSARISGEPAEQYIARSAAGPGAGGNGAVFFAMGSHRVKLALNPLSAIEIAHRGNGVADLYFEGALIPGRLLEPGCHCPDQAFITVTGSCIFHCRYCPVPTLGGKRKTIDEITGMVESVRHRISAISVTSGVLDTIEEEESYVLEVIKHLRIYALPIGVSIYPTDKTPDRLKALGVTEVKFNIEAATPTIFAKQCPGLDYERLWRVLDRSVALFGKGRVFSNVIIGLGETDGEMEACIKRLTSHGIIPVLRPLNPVAELAGTPRPTAERLKKIFAIHNRELSKAGLDPKEALTMCSNCAGCDLVPGRD, encoded by the coding sequence ATGGAGTGGACCGACCTAAAAGCCCGTCTCCTATCCGCTGGTTCAGCGCGTATTTCCGGTGAACCTGCGGAACAGTATATCGCCCGTTCAGCCGCAGGCCCGGGTGCCGGCGGGAATGGCGCAGTCTTCTTTGCCATGGGCAGCCACCGGGTCAAACTGGCCTTAAACCCACTCAGTGCCATCGAGATCGCCCACCGGGGCAATGGTGTTGCAGATCTCTACTTTGAGGGAGCACTTATACCCGGCCGGCTCCTTGAGCCGGGATGCCACTGTCCCGACCAGGCATTCATCACGGTGACCGGCAGCTGCATATTCCATTGCCGCTACTGTCCTGTACCAACGCTGGGCGGCAAACGAAAAACGATTGACGAGATCACGGGGATGGTCGAATCCGTCCGGCACCGGATTTCTGCAATCTCCGTTACGAGCGGCGTGCTTGACACAATCGAAGAAGAAGAGTCCTATGTGCTTGAAGTGATAAAGCACCTCAGGATCTATGCTCTCCCCATCGGGGTTTCGATTTATCCCACCGACAAGACACCCGACCGGCTCAAGGCACTTGGCGTAACCGAAGTGAAGTTCAATATCGAGGCGGCAACCCCGACCATTTTTGCAAAACAGTGCCCGGGACTTGATTATGAAAGGCTCTGGCGGGTGCTCGACCGCTCCGTGGCACTCTTCGGGAAAGGCAGGGTCTTTTCCAATGTGATTATTGGTCTTGGTGAGACAGACGGCGAGATGGAAGCCTGCATCAAACGGCTGACTTCACATGGGATAATTCCCGTGCTGCGCCCGCTCAACCCGGTAGCTGAACTCGCCGGTACTCCCCGCCCGACTGCGGAACGGTTAAAGAAGATTTTCGCTATCCATAACCGGGAACTTTCCAAAGCGGGACTTGACCCGAAAGAGGCGCTTACGATGTGTTCGAACTGCGCAGGCTGCGACCTTGTACCGGGGAGGGACTAG
- a CDS encoding thiamine pyrophosphate-dependent enzyme produces MKGIEVIAEALLACTDRQYTVPGFPVTDLGAKTRAEMVINEKTALEYALGDSLEGRRAAVIIKNVGVNACADPLLQAAAQGLIGGVLLVAGDDPEALGSQTAQDSRYYGELAELPVIEPDAATCYSGVEAALQASEQFSRVAMLRLTPGIFDAEVKYAPVPRNPGKGRLSDRSWTMNGRVTAAEELYRTMFDWSNGSALNQWKGEPAGVGAAPGNTRIVTVHPLPGQAVQVKEVHEIGRSFVRDHRGLQPPVHQELPEVMQNRGYYRTFCKDCPFKSMMNILKVRNMKMICDAGCSILGMTPPYELGVASYGMGSSIAVAARSTKVALIGDYAMLHSGLNALIDVYEKRLPLLCIVMNNNCTAMTGKQPSYDPVPYLMWADPVICQADDDEMLKNELVVTDTPRTLVIEGTCPEGSSHETVKY; encoded by the coding sequence ATGAAAGGCATTGAGGTGATCGCAGAAGCCCTGCTTGCGTGTACCGACCGGCAGTATACGGTACCGGGATTTCCCGTTACGGATCTGGGTGCCAAAACCCGTGCCGAGATGGTGATCAATGAGAAAACGGCACTCGAATATGCGCTGGGCGATTCGCTCGAAGGGCGACGGGCTGCGGTAATCATCAAGAATGTCGGTGTAAATGCCTGTGCCGATCCCCTGTTGCAGGCAGCCGCACAGGGTCTCATCGGGGGCGTGCTGCTCGTGGCCGGGGACGACCCGGAAGCACTGGGTTCCCAGACCGCACAGGACTCCCGGTATTATGGCGAGCTGGCAGAACTTCCCGTGATCGAACCCGATGCTGCCACCTGCTATAGCGGTGTCGAGGCAGCGCTTCAGGCATCCGAGCAGTTCTCCCGGGTCGCTATGCTCCGGCTGACGCCCGGCATATTTGATGCGGAAGTGAAATACGCGCCGGTTCCCCGGAACCCCGGAAAAGGGCGGCTCTCCGACCGATCCTGGACCATGAACGGGAGAGTAACTGCGGCCGAAGAACTGTACCGGACCATGTTTGACTGGTCGAACGGTTCGGCATTAAATCAGTGGAAGGGAGAACCTGCCGGTGTTGGTGCAGCCCCGGGAAATACCCGGATTGTCACCGTACACCCCCTGCCGGGACAGGCCGTGCAGGTAAAGGAAGTGCACGAGATCGGGCGGAGTTTTGTACGGGATCACCGGGGACTGCAACCGCCGGTCCACCAGGAACTCCCGGAGGTAATGCAGAACCGGGGATATTACCGGACGTTCTGTAAAGACTGCCCGTTCAAGTCCATGATGAACATCCTCAAAGTGCGGAACATGAAAATGATCTGCGATGCGGGCTGTTCAATTCTGGGAATGACTCCCCCGTACGAACTGGGTGTGGCAAGTTACGGCATGGGATCGAGTATCGCGGTAGCCGCACGGAGCACAAAAGTTGCCCTGATCGGTGACTATGCGATGCTTCATTCAGGCCTGAATGCCCTGATCGATGTGTACGAGAAGCGGCTCCCGCTGCTCTGTATCGTGATGAACAACAACTGCACGGCTATGACGGGCAAACAGCCGTCCTATGATCCGGTCCCCTACCTTATGTGGGCCGATCCGGTGATCTGCCAGGCCGATGACGATGAGATGCTTAAGAACGAGCTCGTGGTGACGGACACGCCCCGGACACTCGTTATAGAAGGTACCTGTCCGGAGGGAAGCAGCCATGAAACCGTTAAATATTGA
- a CDS encoding homocitrate synthase family protein: MKPLNIEICDVTLRDGEQTPGVSFSCEEKVKIATLLDEIGIEVIEAGFPAVSPNEKQCVKTIANLGLDARICGFSRAREEDIRTAIDCDVDMVSIFIPTSELHVRLKFKKTRNEVLEDSLKMIDFARDHGVQVRFAAEDASRTDLPFLKEVYRSAAEHGAVLLSFADTVGCLIPSEMHRIMAELVASVDRPFCAHCHNDMGCAVANTITAAEAGAFQLHTTVNGIGERAGNASLEELLVALRMKKGIERYDLSRLTELSHTVEKFSGITLPRNKPVTGELAFSHESGIHIAAILQDPASYEYFTPDMVGGERHFILGKHTGKKALEHVMASLGCACTDKQVCRVLDLVKDHSEHKCNITPDILRKLIKKAQQENG, encoded by the coding sequence ATGAAACCGTTAAATATTGAGATCTGTGATGTGACATTGCGGGACGGGGAGCAGACCCCCGGGGTATCGTTCTCCTGCGAAGAGAAAGTAAAGATTGCGACCCTGCTGGACGAGATAGGCATAGAGGTGATCGAGGCAGGGTTCCCGGCTGTTTCCCCGAATGAGAAACAGTGCGTGAAGACAATTGCAAACCTGGGACTCGATGCACGGATCTGCGGTTTCTCCCGGGCCCGCGAGGAGGATATCCGGACCGCGATCGACTGTGATGTCGACATGGTGAGCATCTTCATCCCCACGTCCGAACTCCACGTCCGGCTCAAGTTCAAAAAAACCCGCAACGAGGTACTTGAAGACTCGTTAAAGATGATCGATTTTGCCCGCGATCATGGCGTGCAGGTCAGGTTCGCTGCCGAGGATGCGTCCCGGACTGATCTTCCCTTCTTAAAAGAAGTCTACCGGAGTGCGGCAGAACACGGTGCAGTCCTCCTCAGTTTTGCCGATACGGTCGGCTGTCTCATTCCCTCCGAGATGCACCGGATCATGGCCGAGCTCGTTGCGTCGGTTGATCGGCCGTTCTGCGCCCACTGCCACAACGACATGGGCTGTGCGGTGGCAAATACCATCACCGCTGCCGAAGCGGGAGCCTTCCAGCTCCATACTACCGTGAACGGGATCGGGGAGCGGGCAGGAAATGCTTCCCTTGAGGAACTGCTCGTCGCCCTGCGGATGAAGAAAGGTATTGAACGGTACGACCTGTCCCGGTTGACCGAACTTTCGCATACGGTTGAAAAATTTTCAGGAATCACACTCCCCCGGAACAAACCCGTGACGGGTGAACTTGCATTCTCCCACGAGAGCGGCATCCACATTGCTGCAATACTCCAGGACCCTGCCAGCTACGAATACTTCACGCCCGATATGGTAGGCGGCGAGCGGCATTTTATTCTCGGCAAGCACACGGGCAAAAAAGCACTCGAACACGTCATGGCCTCGCTCGGCTGCGCATGCACGGACAAGCAGGTCTGCCGCGTCCTTGACCTGGTCAAGGATCATTCCGAACACAAATGCAATATTACTCCGGACATCCTGAGGAAACTGATCAAAAAAGCACAGCAGGAGAATGGATAA
- a CDS encoding aconitase/3-isopropylmalate dehydratase large subunit family protein, translated as MATLSERILGGQAGEYVDRKVDRAYVHDGTGVLTLEAWKRIGSDQLTDTTRLSMLFDHIVPANNSTTATLQHELREFARGSFMHFSDVGCGICHQIMSEGVVLPGEVVVGADSHSCTLGAFGAFSTGVGATDMAAIWLTGETWFRVPETIGIHLSGTFSGAAEAKDLALTCVSRLGMDGATYKALEFIGNGVAGLSMDERLVLSNLSVETGAKTGMFYADDVTVQYLARAGQTVKQQVPETCTYVQELSIDLSEIVPLVAVPHRVDTVRPVQEIAGLPIDQVFVGTCTNGRYSDLARFARTVKGKSVAVRTIVVPASKAVLAEAIRTGVLADLVDAGCTIGTPGCGPCLGSHMGVLGEGEVCLSTANRNFRNRMGVGGLIYLGSVATAAASALEGEITEPEVC; from the coding sequence ATGGCAACGTTGTCTGAGAGGATCCTGGGGGGACAGGCAGGAGAATATGTGGACCGGAAGGTGGACCGTGCCTATGTTCACGATGGCACGGGGGTCCTCACGCTCGAGGCATGGAAACGTATCGGCAGTGACCAGCTGACGGATACAACCCGGCTCTCCATGCTCTTTGATCACATCGTACCGGCTAACAACAGCACAACGGCAACGCTCCAGCATGAGCTGCGTGAATTCGCCCGCGGTTCATTCATGCACTTCTCCGATGTGGGATGCGGGATCTGCCACCAGATCATGAGCGAGGGTGTTGTGCTTCCTGGGGAGGTTGTTGTCGGTGCGGATTCGCACAGCTGCACACTGGGCGCATTCGGGGCATTTTCAACCGGTGTCGGTGCAACGGATATGGCGGCAATCTGGCTGACCGGGGAGACCTGGTTCCGCGTGCCGGAGACGATCGGAATACACCTGTCAGGAACGTTTTCCGGTGCTGCGGAAGCTAAAGATCTTGCCCTGACCTGTGTGAGCCGGCTGGGTATGGACGGTGCTACCTATAAGGCACTGGAATTTATCGGAAACGGAGTTGCCGGGCTCTCCATGGATGAACGGCTCGTGCTGAGTAACCTTTCGGTAGAGACCGGGGCAAAGACCGGTATGTTCTATGCTGATGATGTGACGGTGCAGTATCTTGCCCGGGCCGGTCAGACCGTAAAACAGCAGGTGCCGGAGACCTGCACTTATGTCCAGGAACTCTCCATTGACCTGTCGGAGATTGTCCCGCTCGTAGCAGTTCCGCACCGGGTTGATACCGTCAGACCCGTGCAGGAGATCGCCGGTCTCCCGATCGATCAGGTCTTTGTCGGCACCTGCACGAACGGACGGTATTCCGATCTTGCACGGTTCGCCCGGACGGTCAAAGGAAAGAGTGTGGCCGTGCGGACGATTGTCGTCCCGGCCTCCAAAGCGGTGCTGGCAGAAGCGATCAGGACTGGCGTGCTTGCCGATCTCGTGGATGCCGGTTGCACGATCGGAACCCCCGGTTGCGGCCCCTGCCTCGGTTCGCATATGGGTGTGCTGGGAGAAGGGGAAGTCTGTCTTTCAACGGCAAACCGGAATTTCAGGAACCGGATGGGTGTCGGAGGCCTGATCTACCTCGGCTCGGTTGCCACGGCAGCAGCCAGTGCACTTGAAGGCGAAATTACCGAACCGGAGGTGTGCTGA
- a CDS encoding 3-isopropylmalate dehydratase, with amino-acid sequence MQGKGRAVCVGPDLDTDLVIAGRYLRTKDHRIWVEHVFEDLDPSLAPLLNESVIVAGKNFGCGSSREQAAIAIREAGVAAVVAPSFARIFFRNAINVGLPLIECNFTCMEGCLVTFDLSEGWVEAEGKKHSIHPLSSRMQAILSAGGLVEYWRNQR; translated from the coding sequence ATGCAGGGTAAAGGGCGTGCAGTCTGCGTGGGGCCGGATCTCGATACAGACCTGGTGATCGCCGGGCGTTACCTGCGGACAAAGGATCACCGTATCTGGGTTGAGCACGTGTTTGAGGACCTTGATCCCTCGCTCGCCCCCCTGCTTAACGAATCGGTGATTGTGGCAGGAAAGAATTTCGGCTGCGGCTCATCGCGGGAGCAGGCGGCGATTGCGATCCGGGAAGCGGGAGTTGCTGCGGTGGTGGCGCCATCCTTTGCACGGATCTTCTTCCGGAACGCTATCAACGTCGGGCTCCCGCTCATCGAATGTAACTTCACCTGCATGGAAGGATGTCTTGTGACGTTTGATCTATCCGAGGGATGGGTTGAAGCGGAGGGAAAGAAACATTCCATCCACCCGCTTTCATCCCGCATGCAGGCGATTCTCTCTGCGGGGGGACTGGTGGAGTACTGGAGGAACCAGCGGTGA
- a CDS encoding isocitrate/isopropylmalate dehydrogenase family protein codes for MKRIAIVEGDGIGHEVIPVAQKALELLHPEFDYFTVDVGYGMWERTGCPCADKEIRELKGADAILFGAITTPPMKDYQSVVLRIRKALDLYANLRPVKDGGFDIMIVRENTEGLYSGIEESSVDRATTLRVVTRTGTERIVRMAITLARQRRKLLTIGHKANVLKSDVLFRDICIAEAKEAGISYNDKFIDALSLDVLQHPASYDVVVTTNIFGDILSDVASYLVGGLGLVPSANIGEHYALFEPVHGSAPDIAGKNLANPIAALRSAGMLLTYIGDAEGENHIESAIRAVLAQGIKTRDLGGSAGTKEFGEAVLRMLEQTGRGA; via the coding sequence ATGAAGCGGATTGCCATTGTGGAAGGGGACGGGATCGGCCACGAGGTGATTCCGGTTGCCCAAAAAGCGCTCGAACTGCTCCATCCGGAGTTCGATTATTTCACGGTGGACGTAGGATATGGCATGTGGGAGCGGACAGGCTGCCCGTGTGCTGACAAGGAGATCCGGGAACTCAAAGGAGCAGATGCGATCCTGTTCGGGGCGATCACTACCCCTCCGATGAAGGATTACCAGAGCGTGGTGTTGCGGATAAGAAAGGCACTCGATCTGTATGCAAACCTTCGTCCCGTAAAAGACGGCGGTTTTGATATCATGATCGTGCGAGAGAATACCGAGGGGCTCTATTCCGGTATCGAAGAGAGCAGCGTGGACCGTGCGACTACCCTGCGTGTTGTTACCCGGACAGGGACGGAACGGATTGTCCGTATGGCAATTACACTTGCCCGGCAGCGGCGGAAACTGCTGACGATCGGTCACAAGGCCAACGTGCTCAAGTCCGATGTACTCTTCCGCGACATCTGCATTGCCGAGGCAAAGGAAGCCGGGATTTCTTACAATGACAAGTTTATCGATGCCCTCTCGCTCGATGTGCTCCAGCACCCGGCATCCTACGATGTCGTGGTCACGACCAACATCTTCGGGGATATCCTGTCGGATGTCGCCTCGTACCTTGTCGGGGGGCTGGGACTGGTGCCGAGCGCAAATATCGGCGAGCATTATGCCCTTTTCGAGCCGGTGCATGGCAGCGCCCCGGATATTGCCGGCAAGAACCTCGCCAATCCCATTGCTGCCCTGCGGAGTGCGGGGATGCTCCTGACCTATATCGGGGATGCAGAGGGAGAGAATCATATTGAATCGGCGATACGGGCTGTGCTTGCACAGGGTATAAAGACCCGGGATCTCGGCGGTTCAGCGGGAACGAAGGAATTTGGGGAGGCGGTGCTCCGCATGCTGGAGCAGACAGGCAGGGGTGCCTGA
- a CDS encoding cupin domain-containing protein, whose amino-acid sequence MFAQKQGSGYIPVTEGIARKTLVHGKNTLMTEFVLKKDAVLPAHQHPQEQTGYLVSGHMFLTIGDTVQEVRPGDSWMIPGNVEHRARIVADSVAVEVFSPVRDDYLPG is encoded by the coding sequence ATGTTTGCACAAAAACAGGGTTCCGGGTATATACCGGTTACTGAGGGAATCGCCAGAAAAACGCTGGTCCACGGCAAAAATACCCTTATGACCGAATTCGTACTGAAAAAGGATGCAGTTCTCCCCGCTCACCAGCACCCGCAGGAACAGACCGGGTACCTGGTTTCCGGTCATATGTTCCTCACGATCGGAGACACGGTGCAGGAGGTGCGGCCCGGTGACAGCTGGATGATTCCGGGGAATGTGGAGCACCGGGCAAGGATAGTTGCTGATTCGGTAGCAGTCGAGGTATTCTCTCCGGTCAGGGATGACTACCTGCCGGGATAG
- a CDS encoding DUF5591 domain-containing protein, protein MGNQEDLKIPDKDEHPLLTDPPFYLPEFEKSYRYIIDEYEVAPKDIAIFMPCAVRKPYSASPSHQLIRMIISQVLEPSQYHIVIFGTCGIVPAELETMYPYAHYKYMLGKCNDDKVKDDFLRIETERVAGYLDKTRNVYKYRIGYSIGLFREALIRGSEKAGVPIDLLLPTRDIINKVIEEGDCSFQEGSLSMEKYLGEFCDALIRFRNERLEKK, encoded by the coding sequence ATGGGAAACCAGGAAGACCTGAAGATACCGGATAAGGACGAACATCCCCTCCTTACGGATCCCCCCTTTTATCTTCCTGAGTTTGAGAAGTCATACCGTTATATCATCGACGAATACGAGGTGGCACCGAAAGATATTGCGATCTTCATGCCCTGTGCGGTGCGGAAACCCTACAGTGCGAGCCCGAGCCACCAGTTGATCCGGATGATCATCTCGCAGGTGCTGGAACCATCGCAGTACCATATCGTGATCTTCGGGACCTGCGGGATTGTGCCTGCCGAACTTGAGACCATGTACCCATATGCCCATTACAAGTACATGCTCGGGAAATGCAATGACGACAAGGTAAAGGACGATTTTCTCCGCATAGAGACCGAACGGGTTGCCGGCTATCTCGATAAGACCCGGAATGTGTACAAATATCGCATTGGTTACAGTATCGGGCTCTTTAGGGAAGCACTGATCCGGGGATCAGAAAAGGCCGGAGTGCCAATAGACCTGCTCCTTCCCACCCGGGACATTATCAACAAGGTAATTGAGGAAGGGGACTGCTCATTCCAGGAAGGCAGCCTCTCGATGGAGAAGTACCTGGGTGAGTTCTGCGATGCGCTGATCCGGTTCCGGAATGAGCGGCTGGAAAAGAAGTAG
- a CDS encoding chemotaxis protein CheC, with protein sequence MEFTAVQMDALQELANIGSAHSATTLSQMLNTNIGMSVPKIDVIDISKVGEFVTDELTTMVIFELQGDIPHGGYLILHFPRDSAKRTANIMEGTSEFDHSFSEMDQSAILEVGNIMISSFLSATSDLIGMVMLPSPPVLVVDMAHAAITSLVAQMTVEVDDVILFRVQLTSDEHKIAGNILIFLEVNTLQQIALRLEAMTKSEMTA encoded by the coding sequence ATGGAATTTACTGCTGTTCAGATGGATGCGTTGCAGGAACTCGCCAATATTGGTTCTGCACATTCGGCTACTACACTATCGCAGATGCTTAACACCAACATCGGCATGAGTGTGCCTAAGATAGATGTTATCGATATCTCAAAAGTGGGAGAATTCGTTACGGATGAATTGACCACTATGGTCATCTTTGAGCTCCAGGGGGATATCCCGCACGGGGGATATTTAATCCTGCATTTTCCCCGCGACTCTGCCAAACGCACCGCAAATATCATGGAGGGGACTTCGGAATTCGACCACTCGTTCAGTGAGATGGACCAGAGTGCGATCCTCGAAGTCGGCAACATTATGATCTCATCTTTTTTAAGCGCAACTTCCGATCTCATCGGCATGGTTATGCTCCCTTCCCCCCCGGTTCTTGTTGTTGATATGGCGCACGCGGCCATCACTTCTCTTGTTGCCCAGATGACCGTAGAAGTGGATGATGTGATCCTTTTTCGTGTCCAGCTGACCTCAGATGAACACAAAATTGCCGGAAATATTCTCATCTTCCTCGAAGTCAACACGCTCCAGCAGATCGCGTTACGTCTCGAAGCCATGACGAAAAGTGAAATGACTGCTTAA
- a CDS encoding DUF5698 domain-containing protein gives MESVVLGGLVLPFIILIARIVETSLETVRTIYINRGHANLAACIGIIKTGIWLLSTGLVLTNLSDYLNLFAYLAGYGLGTLLGMEIEKMISLGYVIVRLFIPADPQPLITELATLGYGMTRIEGTGSFSSTVTIVFMIVPRSELGRLMGILSREYPEILYTVEDVRNIKEGAKIFHKDAKSRILGFFGL, from the coding sequence ATGGAATCGGTTGTTCTGGGTGGATTGGTATTACCCTTCATTATCCTGATCGCACGGATCGTTGAGACCAGTCTTGAAACGGTCAGGACGATCTACATCAACCGGGGGCATGCAAACCTTGCTGCCTGTATTGGCATAATAAAAACCGGCATCTGGCTGCTCTCTACCGGTCTGGTGCTCACCAACCTGTCGGATTACCTGAATCTCTTTGCCTATCTTGCCGGCTATGGTCTCGGGACTCTGCTCGGCATGGAGATCGAGAAGATGATCTCCCTTGGGTATGTGATCGTCCGGCTCTTTATCCCGGCTGATCCCCAACCGCTCATAACCGAGCTCGCTACCCTCGGGTATGGTATGACCCGGATCGAGGGAACGGGCAGTTTCTCATCTACGGTGACGATTGTCTTCATGATTGTGCCCCGTTCAGAACTCGGACGGCTGATGGGCATACTCTCGCGGGAATATCCTGAAATTCTTTATACCGTAGAAGATGTGCGCAATATCAAGGAAGGTGCGAAGATCTTCCACAAGGATGCAAAGAGCCGGATACTCGGATTTTTCGGGCTCTGA